One window of Treponema denticola genomic DNA carries:
- a CDS encoding energy-coupling factor transporter transmembrane component T, whose protein sequence is MPIFLDNPYNPNPISKILVTFLLGFAVFQKVNIYFEWGIILLISFLFYKNGLKKESLKNILFFGVFSSIIPNLDVIRNMNAILMMFFMLFAVCRMFYLPFSAGSFFVKTSDVGSVISSMDKIKLPRTVSIPIAVMFRFFPSFKEESRNIKLAMRIRGITFKNPISYIEYVMVPLLIISSNISDDIAKAAETKCIENPTKKTRYISVKMKTVDFVYVLLILIMIIGGILW, encoded by the coding sequence ATGCCCATTTTTTTGGACAACCCATATAACCCCAATCCTATTAGTAAGATTTTGGTAACTTTTTTACTTGGGTTTGCTGTATTCCAGAAGGTAAATATTTATTTTGAATGGGGTATTATACTTCTCATTTCGTTTCTTTTTTATAAGAATGGATTGAAGAAAGAATCCTTGAAAAATATATTGTTTTTTGGTGTTTTTTCTTCAATAATACCTAATCTTGATGTAATTAGAAACATGAATGCAATTTTGATGATGTTTTTTATGTTATTTGCCGTATGCAGGATGTTTTATCTTCCATTTAGTGCAGGTAGTTTTTTTGTAAAAACATCAGATGTAGGAAGTGTAATATCTTCGATGGATAAAATTAAATTACCTCGCACTGTTTCCATACCAATTGCTGTAATGTTTAGGTTTTTCCCATCATTTAAAGAAGAAAGCCGGAATATAAAACTTGCTATGAGGATAAGAGGAATTACATTTAAAAATCCGATTTCATACATTGAGTATGTAATGGTACCTTTACTTATTATATCGTCTAATATTTCTGATGATATTGCAAAGGCAGCAGAAACAAAATGTATTGAAAATCCTACTAAAAAAACAAGGTATATATCTGTTAAAATGAAAACAGTCGATTTTGTTTATGTGCTTTTGATACTGATTATGATTATCGGCGGAATTTTATGGTAG
- a CDS encoding ABC transporter ATP-binding protein: protein MVEIKNLSFSYGNSSKVLKNISLNVKKGECVLFTGKSGSGKSSIINSINGLAVRYDGASTEGSIRIGNKDIKNLKLYEISMLVSSVFQNPKTHFFNINTTLELLFYLENIGLSKKQMDERLNDMLGVFPINHLLNRDIFKLSGGEKQILCIAASYISGTEIIVLDEPSSNLDEENIMIIKEMLIKLKDTGKILIISEHRIFYLMDIVDRVFFIQDGIIQKEYTKIDFLKIPSKKLNELGLRDKSKTKLIVPEIQKKGSFEIKNIEFKFNGVDNKLIFKNILFEMGKTYGIVGTNGLGKSTLLRCLIGCERKSKDEIYLDGKRLSKKDRIKISSLVMQDVNHQLFTDSVISEVSLGIKNVDISYVEDILKKLDLYELKDCHPMSLSGGQKQRVAIASVLCKNSKLLFFDEPTSGMDYYNMINISRLINECKSNEKIIFIVSHDQEFLNSIADYAIYL from the coding sequence ATGGTAGAAATCAAAAATTTATCTTTTTCTTATGGAAATTCCTCCAAAGTATTAAAAAACATTTCTTTAAATGTAAAGAAGGGCGAATGTGTATTATTTACCGGGAAAAGCGGCAGCGGAAAATCTTCAATTATAAATTCTATCAATGGATTAGCTGTACGATATGATGGGGCTTCTACGGAGGGATCCATCAGGATAGGTAATAAAGATATTAAAAATCTTAAATTGTATGAAATATCTATGTTAGTATCAAGCGTATTTCAAAATCCAAAGACACACTTTTTCAATATAAATACTACCCTTGAATTACTTTTTTATTTAGAGAACATAGGGCTTTCAAAAAAACAAATGGATGAAAGACTAAATGATATGTTGGGGGTATTTCCGATAAACCACCTTTTAAATAGAGATATTTTCAAGCTTTCAGGTGGAGAAAAGCAGATTTTATGTATTGCTGCAAGTTATATATCGGGAACGGAAATAATAGTTTTAGATGAGCCTTCGTCAAATCTTGATGAAGAAAATATTATGATTATAAAAGAAATGCTTATAAAACTTAAAGATACGGGAAAAATTCTTATAATTTCAGAGCATAGAATATTTTATCTTATGGATATTGTAGATAGAGTTTTTTTTATCCAAGATGGTATAATACAAAAGGAATATACGAAAATAGATTTTCTGAAAATACCATCTAAAAAACTTAATGAGTTAGGTTTAAGAGATAAGAGTAAAACAAAACTTATAGTACCAGAGATTCAAAAAAAGGGGAGTTTTGAAATAAAAAATATTGAATTTAAGTTTAATGGTGTAGATAACAAATTGATTTTTAAAAATATCTTATTTGAAATGGGTAAAACATATGGCATAGTGGGAACAAATGGACTTGGTAAATCTACATTGCTACGATGCCTTATAGGTTGCGAAAGAAAATCTAAGGATGAAATCTATTTAGACGGCAAAAGACTTTCGAAAAAAGACAGGATTAAAATATCATCACTTGTAATGCAAGATGTTAATCATCAACTTTTTACAGACTCTGTTATAAGTGAAGTAAGTCTCGGTATAAAAAATGTTGACATCAGTTATGTTGAAGATATTCTAAAAAAACTCGATTTGTATGAATTGAAAGATTGTCATCCGATGAGTTTGTCAGGTGGACAAAAACAAAGGGTAGCAATAGCATCTGTATTATGTAAAAATTCCAAACTTTTATTTTTTGATGAACCGACAAGCGGCATGGATTATTACAATATGATTAATATATCCCGCCTGATCAATGAATGTAAGAGCAATGAGAAAATAATATTTATTGTTTCACATGATCAAGAATTTTTGAATTCGATAGCTGATTATGCTATATATTTATAG
- a CDS encoding ABC transporter ATP-binding protein produces MKNKKKSILKRLMPYAGKKSVLLYIAMVMSAVSGIMVLMPMVFIHRIVNTLILNETVDFSYVRENSIYAAAFAGLGLCIYLIGLVLSHIFAFEVEDTIIKTSVKKLIHKPLGYFDDKESGRIRNVIVSGASETHSFLAHQLPDMAMTIISPIVLLVFFFMFNWKLGLASMIPMIIGMILMSAMMTSETKKMKDEYYAELSELSSQTVEYVRGIPVVKTFAQSVESFNKLYSLIIKIKDGVLKLTMSYTNKMSWFETVSTSTAFFLVPVALLLIKCNGNLSNVVADSVIYFLIGPTFAVFIMRSATITQFSYFAELALNKIENILEFDDFMYGDKTSSDVGIEFKNVSFSYGGENVLDSISFKVNKGERVALVGSSGSGKTTVARLAARFYDTKSGEIFIGGINIKDFEKESLMKKIAFVFQNSKLFKMSLRENLLIGKPDATDEEIESALINSGSKEIIERLENGLDTVYGTKGTYFSGGEAQRLSIARAFLKDADIIILDEATAFADPENEHLIQESFKKLSKNKTTLMIAHRLSTVIDADKILVIDKGKIIEEGKHADLINMNGHYKKLWEEYQKSVNWKIGG; encoded by the coding sequence TTGAAGAATAAGAAAAAATCAATACTAAAAAGACTGATGCCTTATGCCGGTAAAAAAAGTGTCTTGCTTTATATCGCCATGGTTATGTCTGCTGTTTCAGGTATTATGGTTTTAATGCCTATGGTTTTTATTCATAGGATTGTAAATACTTTAATTTTAAATGAAACGGTAGATTTTTCTTATGTAAGGGAAAATTCAATTTACGCAGCGGCATTCGCGGGGTTGGGTTTATGTATATATCTTATCGGTCTTGTTTTATCCCATATTTTCGCATTTGAAGTGGAAGACACTATCATTAAGACTTCGGTAAAAAAGTTGATACATAAGCCGCTCGGATATTTTGACGACAAAGAAAGCGGAAGGATAAGAAATGTCATTGTCTCCGGAGCTTCTGAAACCCATTCTTTTTTAGCGCATCAGCTTCCGGATATGGCGATGACGATTATATCGCCGATAGTTCTGCTTGTGTTTTTCTTTATGTTTAATTGGAAATTAGGACTTGCAAGTATGATACCGATGATTATCGGCATGATATTAATGTCAGCGATGATGACATCCGAAACCAAGAAAATGAAAGATGAATATTATGCAGAACTTTCCGAATTGTCTTCTCAGACTGTGGAATATGTTCGGGGAATTCCTGTTGTAAAAACATTTGCACAAAGTGTCGAAAGTTTTAATAAGCTATATTCATTAATCATAAAAATAAAAGACGGCGTACTAAAGCTTACAATGAGCTATACGAATAAAATGTCATGGTTTGAAACTGTTTCCACATCGACAGCATTTTTCTTAGTGCCCGTAGCTTTATTGTTAATAAAATGTAACGGCAACTTATCTAATGTGGTTGCGGATTCTGTGATTTATTTTCTGATAGGGCCGACATTTGCCGTTTTTATTATGAGATCGGCGACGATTACACAATTCAGCTATTTTGCAGAGCTTGCTTTAAACAAAATTGAAAATATACTTGAATTTGATGATTTCATGTATGGAGATAAGACAAGCTCTGATGTTGGAATCGAATTTAAAAATGTAAGTTTTTCTTATGGCGGTGAAAATGTTTTAGATAGTATTTCATTTAAAGTAAACAAGGGAGAAAGAGTTGCTTTAGTCGGCTCATCAGGCAGCGGTAAAACTACTGTAGCAAGGCTTGCCGCCAGATTTTATGATACTAAGTCAGGTGAAATTTTTATTGGGGGGATTAACATAAAAGATTTCGAAAAAGAATCTTTAATGAAAAAAATCGCTTTTGTTTTTCAAAACTCAAAGCTATTTAAAATGAGTTTAAGAGAAAATCTTCTCATTGGAAAGCCTGATGCAACAGATGAAGAAATAGAGAGCGCTTTGATAAATTCAGGATCTAAAGAGATAATCGAAAGATTAGAAAACGGTCTTGATACCGTTTACGGAACAAAGGGTACATATTTTTCGGGCGGAGAAGCTCAAAGGCTTTCTATCGCAAGAGCTTTTCTTAAAGATGCGGATATTATCATTTTAGATGAAGCAACCGCTTTTGCAGATCCCGAAAATGAACATTTAATTCAGGAGTCTTTTAAGAAGTTGTCAAAAAACAAGACAACACTAATGATTGCTCACAGACTATCTACAGTAATAGATGCGGACAAGATTCTCGTTATTGATAAAGGTAAAATTATAGAAGAAGGCAAACATGCGGATTTAATAAATATGAATGGGCATTATAAAAAGCTTTGGGAAGAATATCAAAAATCCGTAAATTGGAAGATAGGGGGTTAA
- a CDS encoding helix-turn-helix domain-containing protein produces MSDFYTFVKNFFSTNECTEHTKYSCAGHTFYFNTDDAEGIYWFYEGKNFIIDIHDVFIKQEIIHTSFSGLENFYSFYSSYLVTANGECFNPYQNLSSNSLYVVNTKNSKNYRFILHKNSPYLGIGINFEQSMIDECFASYKDKVCNYENLFFNTSTIINKPLERIAKDILNCKMVSPAAEIFFESKAKEWLSITIDAFLHKYNNPIFIADDKALEIVANYIDDHYATSIPQKTLEKIAAMSGTKLKKLFRQKYQCTITEYTQRRRMNMAEILLLNSSLKIQDIAEAVGYSSHSKFSTCFKKYKGMYPKDIKKHSVKNASVSDCTCSKKNTI; encoded by the coding sequence ATGAGTGATTTTTACACCTTTGTTAAAAACTTTTTTTCTACAAATGAATGCACTGAGCATACGAAATACTCCTGTGCAGGACATACATTCTATTTTAATACGGATGATGCGGAAGGCATATATTGGTTTTATGAAGGTAAAAATTTTATAATTGATATTCATGATGTTTTCATAAAACAAGAGATTATCCACACAAGTTTTTCCGGTTTGGAGAATTTCTATTCCTTTTATTCATCTTATTTAGTTACGGCAAACGGAGAATGTTTTAATCCTTATCAAAATCTTTCTTCAAATTCACTCTATGTTGTAAATACAAAAAATTCTAAAAACTATCGGTTTATATTACACAAAAATTCTCCCTATTTAGGAATAGGTATAAATTTCGAACAATCTATGATAGACGAATGTTTCGCCTCTTACAAAGACAAAGTTTGTAACTATGAAAATTTATTTTTTAATACCAGCACTATTATAAACAAGCCCCTCGAAAGAATTGCAAAAGATATACTAAATTGTAAGATGGTGTCTCCTGCTGCTGAAATCTTTTTTGAGTCAAAGGCAAAAGAATGGTTGAGTATAACGATAGACGCATTTTTACATAAGTACAATAATCCAATATTCATCGCCGATGATAAAGCTTTGGAAATTGTCGCTAATTATATAGACGATCATTATGCAACCTCAATTCCGCAAAAAACTTTGGAAAAAATAGCGGCCATGAGCGGTACAAAGCTTAAAAAATTATTTAGACAAAAATATCAATGCACAATTACCGAATATACTCAAAGACGGCGAATGAATATGGCAGAAATTCTTCTATTAAATTCCTCTCTTAAAATTCAGGATATAGCTGAAGCTGTCGGTTATTCTTCTCATAGCAAATTCAGCACTTGCTTCAAAAAATACAAAGGAATGTATCCCAAAGATATAAAAAAACATAGCGTTAAGAATGCTTCTGTTTCCGATTGTACCTGTTCGAAAAAAAATACAATTTAA
- a CDS encoding MptD family putative ECF transporter S component, giving the protein MKMEKLVIKDLVTIGVFTVIYFVLMFLSGMVGMVPILYLAYPTLAGIITGIVIMLFMAKVQKPWGLFILGLICGFIVIAMGNTYVILIHVVISMAIAELLRKKGEYKSFKCNMLSFAVFNTWICGFLMQILLAKDKVIGLAETRGMGHDYIMKLIALVNYRSMILVYIGAIVGGIVGAYIGKVFLKKHFEKAGIV; this is encoded by the coding sequence ATGAAAATGGAAAAATTAGTAATTAAGGATTTAGTTACAATAGGCGTGTTTACAGTAATATATTTTGTGCTTATGTTCCTTTCGGGAATGGTTGGTATGGTGCCGATTTTATACTTGGCATATCCTACACTGGCGGGAATTATAACAGGTATAGTCATTATGCTTTTTATGGCAAAAGTTCAAAAGCCGTGGGGATTGTTTATACTTGGTCTGATTTGCGGTTTTATTGTTATTGCAATGGGAAACACTTATGTAATATTGATACATGTTGTAATAAGCATGGCGATTGCCGAACTGTTAAGAAAAAAAGGAGAATATAAATCTTTCAAATGTAATATGCTTTCCTTTGCCGTGTTCAATACTTGGATTTGCGGTTTCCTTATGCAAATATTGTTGGCTAAAGATAAGGTTATTGGACTGGCTGAAACAAGAGGAATGGGACATGATTATATAATGAAACTTATCGCACTTGTGAATTATCGAAGCATGATTTTAGTATATATCGGTGCAATTGTCGGTGGAATAGTCGGTGCATATATCGGTAAAGTTTTTTTGAAAAAGCATTTTGAAAAAGCAGGTATTGTATAA
- a CDS encoding ABC transporter ATP-binding protein gives MVSYFMKRYAMSEKGAINLKKAILSHTFVNITKLFAPMIAFMFLFQYIGILKGIESYHFTPIHYIALIVVMMIVMFFIARWDYVRLYTNVYNESADSRIDLAERLKKLPLSYFGKRDLADLAETMMNDMNLYETIFSHAVPHIYATAISTSVIALMLIIYNWKLALAALWVIPISLLIIFLSRESQKKIVQKWIDDNRKVFDDLQEKIEQIEQIKSYNLEERMLNDFFKKLNMSTKQKTKGEIVAGILIGIATAILKLGIISVAVIGVNMLMTGEVSVLVYIAFLMLTTSIYLPIEGIISFMSMIVMLDAVVGRIKEIKTMPIQEGKKSMEIKNYDIEFKDVYFGYDDYSVINGVSFTAKQGEITALIGSSGSGKTTLTKLAARFWDIDRGKILIGGEDIGKVDPETLLKNFSIVFQDVTLFNSSIKDNIKIGKKDATDEEIMRAAKIAKCYEFINKMPEGIDTLIGENGQRLSGGERQRISIARAILKDAPIILLDEATASLDVENESLIQEALSELIKEKTVIVIAHRLRTIRNANKIVLLHAGKIEAVGTDDELCKTSEFYKAMLEKSNVR, from the coding sequence ATGGTTTCTTATTTTATGAAAAGATATGCTATGTCGGAGAAAGGTGCAATTAATTTAAAAAAAGCAATCTTGTCGCATACCTTTGTTAATATCACAAAATTATTTGCACCGATGATTGCCTTTATGTTTTTGTTCCAGTATATCGGAATCTTAAAAGGTATTGAAAGTTATCATTTTACTCCTATCCATTACATTGCGCTCATTGTAGTAATGATGATTGTGATGTTTTTCATCGCAAGATGGGATTATGTAAGACTATATACCAATGTGTATAACGAGAGTGCGGATTCAAGGATCGATTTGGCGGAAAGATTAAAGAAATTGCCTCTTTCTTATTTTGGTAAAAGAGATTTGGCAGACCTTGCAGAAACGATGATGAATGACATGAACTTATATGAAACAATTTTTTCTCATGCCGTCCCTCATATATACGCAACTGCTATCTCCACAAGTGTTATCGCTTTAATGCTCATTATCTATAATTGGAAATTAGCTCTTGCAGCATTGTGGGTCATTCCGATTTCACTCCTAATAATATTCTTATCAAGGGAAAGTCAGAAAAAAATAGTACAAAAGTGGATAGATGATAATCGCAAGGTATTTGATGATTTGCAGGAAAAGATCGAGCAGATAGAACAAATAAAATCTTACAATTTAGAAGAGCGGATGCTCAATGATTTTTTTAAAAAATTAAATATGTCTACAAAACAGAAAACGAAGGGTGAAATTGTTGCGGGAATACTTATCGGAATAGCGACTGCAATTTTAAAGCTTGGTATTATAAGTGTTGCCGTTATCGGTGTAAACATGCTTATGACCGGTGAAGTAAGCGTGCTGGTTTATATAGCTTTTTTAATGCTGACGACAAGCATATATCTTCCTATAGAGGGGATAATCTCTTTTATGTCCATGATAGTTATGCTTGATGCCGTGGTTGGAAGAATAAAAGAAATAAAAACCATGCCTATTCAAGAAGGCAAAAAGAGTATGGAAATTAAAAATTATGATATCGAATTTAAAGATGTTTATTTTGGGTATGATGATTATTCCGTAATAAATGGTGTGAGTTTTACCGCAAAGCAAGGTGAAATCACTGCGCTCATCGGTTCAAGCGGAAGCGGAAAAACAACTCTTACCAAGCTCGCCGCAAGATTTTGGGATATAGATAGAGGGAAGATTTTGATAGGCGGAGAGGATATCGGTAAGGTTGATCCGGAAACGCTCCTCAAAAATTTTTCTATAGTATTTCAAGATGTTACCCTCTTTAATTCAAGCATAAAAGATAACATTAAAATCGGCAAAAAGGATGCTACAGATGAAGAAATTATGAGAGCGGCTAAAATAGCAAAATGCTATGAATTTATCAATAAAATGCCGGAAGGGATAGATACGCTAATAGGGGAGAACGGACAAAGACTTTCAGGCGGCGAAAGACAAAGAATATCAATAGCAAGGGCTATCTTGAAAGACGCACCGATTATACTGCTTGATGAAGCGACGGCATCTCTTGATGTTGAAAATGAAAGTCTTATTCAAGAAGCTTTATCCGAACTTATCAAAGAAAAAACAGTCATAGTTATTGCTCATAGACTAAGAACAATAAGAAATGCAAATAAAATTGTTTTATTACATGCCGGAAAAATAGAGGCGGTCGGTACAGACGATGAACTTTGCAAAACATCGGAATTTTACAAAGCGATGCTTGAAAAATCAAACGTTCGGTAA